Proteins encoded by one window of Candidatus Nezhaarchaeota archaeon:
- a CDS encoding argininosuccinate synthase: MKVVLAYSGGLDTSVAIKWLQEKYGAEVITMTLNVGQQEDLKAIEEKAKALGVSRHYSIDAVDEFINKYVARAIMANAMYEGKYPLGSALSRPLIAEKLVEVALMEKADAVAHGCTGKGNDQVRIEVTVKALAPHLKIIAPVREWELTRDREIMYAKEKGIPIPIKDKPYSVDQNLWGRSIECGPLDDPYMEPPEDAFEWTVDPIKAPNEPTYVKLTFRKGLPVAINDAEMKLKEIIVYLNRIAGQHGVGRIDHIEDRVVGIKSREVYEAPAALCIIEAHKDLEKMTLTKHELSFKLIVDDLWSRLVYGGLWCDPLREDLDAFIDKTQEKVDGEVRLKLYKGSVTVVGRRSPHSLYQLDLATYEEWSKFDQKLAKGFIELWGLQTYLAKSRGGKT; the protein is encoded by the coding sequence ATGAAGGTTGTACTAGCGTACTCAGGAGGACTTGATACATCTGTTGCTATTAAGTGGCTCCAGGAGAAATATGGTGCTGAGGTAATAACCATGACGCTCAACGTAGGGCAACAGGAGGATTTAAAGGCCATAGAGGAGAAGGCTAAGGCTCTGGGAGTGTCTAGGCACTACTCAATAGATGCCGTTGATGAGTTCATTAATAAGTATGTGGCGCGCGCTATAATGGCTAATGCTATGTATGAGGGTAAGTATCCACTTGGCAGTGCCCTCTCAAGACCACTAATAGCTGAGAAGCTTGTTGAAGTAGCCCTAATGGAGAAGGCCGATGCAGTTGCCCATGGATGTACGGGTAAGGGTAATGACCAAGTTAGGATAGAGGTTACAGTTAAAGCGCTAGCTCCTCATCTCAAGATCATAGCTCCCGTTAGGGAGTGGGAGTTAACTAGAGATAGAGAAATAATGTATGCTAAGGAAAAAGGAATACCGATACCGATTAAAGATAAGCCATACAGTGTAGACCAGAACTTGTGGGGTAGATCGATTGAATGTGGACCTCTTGATGATCCCTACATGGAGCCTCCAGAGGATGCGTTCGAGTGGACTGTTGACCCCATTAAGGCTCCTAATGAGCCTACTTACGTGAAGTTGACTTTTAGGAAGGGGCTTCCTGTCGCAATCAACGATGCTGAGATGAAGCTTAAGGAGATTATAGTTTACTTAAATAGGATCGCCGGACAGCATGGTGTTGGACGCATAGACCACATAGAAGATCGCGTTGTTGGTATAAAGAGTAGGGAGGTCTATGAGGCTCCAGCGGCTTTATGCATAATTGAGGCTCATAAGGATCTTGAGAAGATGACTTTAACCAAACATGAGCTTAGCTTCAAGCTTATTGTTGATGACTTGTGGAGTAGGCTTGTGTATGGAGGGCTGTGGTGTGACCCCCTACGTGAGGACCTTGACGCTTTCATAGATAAGACTCAAGAGAAAGTCGATGGCGAGGTTAGGCTCAAGCTCTATAAGGGTTCTGTCACCGTTGTAGGCAGAAGATCACCGCATTCGCTCTATCAACTAGACCTAGCTACTTATGAGGAGTGGAGCAAGTTTGATCAAAAACTCGCTAAGGGCTTCATAGAGCTATGGGGGCTACAGACTTATCTGGCGAAGTCAAGAGGTGGTAAGACCTGA
- a CDS encoding divalent-cation tolerance protein CutA, translating to MMGCHVVVLITFSTKEEAYRISRKLVEDGLAACVNVIEGVRSFFIFEGKFEECDESLAVVKTKIDILPKLIDTVKSMHSYSVPEVIAVPIIAGHDEYIKWIDESVKR from the coding sequence ATGATGGGCTGTCATGTTGTTGTACTAATAACATTCTCCACCAAGGAGGAAGCTTACAGAATCTCAAGGAAGCTTGTCGAGGATGGGCTAGCGGCATGCGTGAACGTTATTGAGGGAGTAAGATCCTTCTTCATATTTGAAGGAAAGTTTGAGGAATGCGACGAATCCCTAGCAGTAGTTAAGACAAAGATCGACATCTTACCGAAACTAATAGACACTGTGAAATCTATGCATAGCTACAGTGTGCCTGAGGTCATAGCAGTACCGATAATAGCAGGGCATGATGAGTACATTAAGTGGATAGATGAGAGCGTAAAAAGGTGA
- a CDS encoding HAD-IIA family hydrolase: MDVKGVVIDLDGCIYIGDKPIDNVQRTLKVLRAQGVKLLFFTNNTTQTPEEYLEKLKGMDIEASPNEIMTSGVVAALYIKESYGPSKVYVIGSRALKELIERYGHSIVDHSPNVVLVGLDFDFNYQKLAKAVREIRLGAKFIATNTDPTIPVEDGVIPGAGSLVKAVEVASGVKPVVVGKPSKIALRLALARLNLRAKDVLIVGDRLETDIRMGKKFNCKTALVLTGATKEEDLKAIPQKLRPDFVISSLRDLPKLIGIS, translated from the coding sequence TTGGATGTAAAGGGAGTGGTGATTGACCTAGACGGTTGCATATATATCGGCGATAAGCCCATAGACAACGTGCAGAGGACGCTTAAGGTGCTTAGAGCGCAAGGAGTAAAGTTACTCTTCTTTACCAACAATACAACACAAACACCAGAAGAATACCTAGAGAAGCTTAAGGGCATGGACATTGAAGCTTCACCGAATGAGATCATGACCTCGGGAGTCGTAGCAGCACTATATATTAAAGAATCTTATGGACCATCAAAGGTCTATGTTATCGGCTCTAGAGCCTTAAAGGAGCTGATTGAGCGCTACGGTCACAGCATTGTTGATCATAGCCCCAACGTAGTGCTAGTAGGCTTAGATTTCGACTTCAATTATCAGAAGCTGGCAAAAGCTGTTAGGGAGATAAGATTAGGTGCAAAATTTATAGCAACAAACACCGATCCAACGATACCAGTCGAAGATGGCGTCATACCCGGAGCCGGCTCATTGGTAAAGGCAGTTGAAGTGGCCTCCGGAGTAAAACCAGTAGTCGTTGGGAAACCATCAAAAATAGCATTAAGATTAGCGCTGGCTAGACTAAATCTTAGGGCAAAGGACGTTTTGATCGTCGGCGATAGGCTTGAAACTGACATAAGGATGGGCAAGAAATTCAACTGTAAAACTGCACTTGTACTTACAGGAGCAACAAAAGAAGAAGACTTAAAGGCTATACCTCAAAAATTGAGACCAGATTTCGTCATTAGTAGCTTAAGGGATTTGCCAAAACTTATTGGCATTAGTTAA
- a CDS encoding DUF2153 domain-containing protein → MYQPDRAFIKSLTEWVESQKKILEGTKDALKDLEQADRLMLILAARSACYHIARTIRGFDSWLQNPMVIGLMPAEMAKEVQQKLYEIMFMLMEFDVKHTSDFVELLSKMMEEGKLPKILFERVERKEEARRLPYMF, encoded by the coding sequence ATGTACCAGCCTGATAGGGCCTTTATTAAAAGCTTGACGGAGTGGGTTGAAAGTCAGAAAAAGATTCTTGAAGGGACAAAGGACGCTCTGAAGGACCTAGAGCAAGCCGATAGATTAATGTTAATATTAGCAGCAAGAAGCGCCTGCTACCACATAGCTAGAACTATAAGAGGCTTTGATAGCTGGCTTCAGAACCCAATGGTGATAGGACTCATGCCCGCCGAAATGGCTAAAGAAGTTCAACAAAAGCTCTACGAGATAATGTTCATGCTTATGGAATTTGACGTAAAACACACAAGCGATTTTGTGGAGCTGCTATCAAAGATGATGGAGGAGGGAAAGCTACCCAAGATATTATTTGAGAGGGTTGAGAGGAAGGAAGAAGCTCGAAGGTTACCATACATGTTCTAG
- the speB gene encoding agmatinase, which translates to MESLELYTVKTPYRFFELERDSSKAQLVLLGFPYDSTSCYRVGSRYAPLHIRIQSSAMEGYSWELGVEISEMSIADAGDLLVVHGNTKETLKRLTEVVTELVLSGKRVGVIGGEHTLTIGSIRGCSPKSLIVFDAHLDLKDEYPYGQKLSHATWLRRCLEEAKLEIVVIGVRATSKEEIKEARKLDLSLITFNQCKEVGSNIVTDRFSDLPEPMYVSVDVDVLDPAYAPGVSNPEPLGFTLHELLKYLWLLRGKAIIGFDVTEVCPPHDNGAACISACKILMDLALLSLMSAKL; encoded by the coding sequence ATGGAGTCATTAGAGCTCTACACTGTTAAGACTCCATATCGCTTCTTTGAGCTTGAGAGAGACAGCAGTAAAGCTCAGCTGGTGCTGCTTGGCTTCCCCTATGATTCGACATCATGCTATAGGGTTGGTTCAAGGTATGCACCTCTACACATTAGGATCCAGTCATCGGCCATGGAAGGCTATAGTTGGGAGTTGGGCGTGGAGATCTCGGAGATGAGTATAGCTGATGCGGGGGACCTATTAGTTGTCCATGGCAATACCAAAGAGACCTTAAAGAGGCTTACAGAGGTCGTTACAGAGCTAGTATTGAGTGGGAAGAGGGTTGGGGTAATAGGTGGAGAACATACTCTGACCATAGGCTCAATTAGGGGCTGCTCTCCTAAGTCTCTAATAGTTTTTGATGCCCACTTGGATCTTAAGGATGAATATCCCTATGGGCAGAAGCTAAGTCATGCCACATGGCTTAGAAGGTGTCTTGAAGAGGCAAAGTTAGAGATAGTGGTAATCGGTGTTAGGGCTACATCAAAAGAAGAAATTAAAGAAGCTAGAAAGTTGGACTTATCCCTCATAACCTTCAATCAGTGTAAAGAGGTGGGATCCAATATCGTAACGGATCGCTTTAGCGATTTACCTGAACCAATGTACGTGAGTGTTGACGTCGACGTCTTGGATCCTGCATATGCACCTGGAGTTTCAAATCCAGAGCCTCTGGGTTTCACTCTTCACGAACTCCTAAAGTATCTATGGCTGCTTAGGGGTAAGGCCATCATCGGATTCGACGTTACCGAAGTTTGCCCCCCTCACGATAATGGTGCTGCATGCATTTCAGCATGTAAGATATTAATGGATTTAGCCCTACTCTCATTAATGTCTGCTAAGCTTTAA
- a CDS encoding DNA-directed RNA polymerase subunit P, which produces MVRYKCMRCGNVFSSEEMIRTLGIRCPYCDSRIMFKIPPPIARRIKA; this is translated from the coding sequence ATGGTCCGGTATAAGTGTATGCGTTGTGGTAATGTGTTCTCCTCAGAGGAAATGATAAGGACCCTTGGAATAAGGTGTCCGTACTGCGACTCCAGGATAATGTTTAAGATTCCTCCTCCAATAGCTAGAAGGATTAAAGCTTAG
- a CDS encoding translation initiation factor, translating to MSETCPICGLPRDLCVCEAIGREQQIIRIYLEKRKWGREVTVIEGINERSCDLRSIAGKLKAACACGGTAKNGRIELQGDHRQKAKEMLINMGFPLENISVE from the coding sequence ATGAGCGAGACCTGCCCTATATGCGGGTTACCTAGAGACTTGTGTGTTTGCGAAGCCATTGGTCGTGAACAACAAATTATAAGAATTTACCTCGAAAAACGTAAGTGGGGTAGAGAGGTCACAGTTATAGAGGGTATTAATGAAAGAAGTTGTGACCTGAGAAGTATAGCCGGTAAGCTGAAAGCAGCGTGTGCGTGTGGTGGCACAGCTAAGAATGGTAGGATAGAGCTTCAAGGAGATCATAGACAAAAGGCTAAGGAGATGTTGATTAATATGGGCTTTCCACTTGAAAACATAAGTGTTGAGTGA
- a CDS encoding nicotinamide-nucleotide adenylyltransferase: MSALYVGRFQPYHLGHLAATKWILERESKLIIGVGSAQYSHTLENPFTVGERIEMILATLAEEGILDRCIVIPIPDIGQHALWVQLVKQYCPPFSRVYTNSPLTRRLFIEAGIEVREIPMFERERYDATHIRKLMAEDGDWESYVPKPVAEVIKRIKGVERIKDLLKNDKRVR, from the coding sequence ATGTCAGCACTATATGTTGGGAGGTTCCAACCATACCATTTGGGTCATCTAGCAGCCACGAAGTGGATCTTAGAGCGTGAGAGCAAGCTCATAATAGGTGTTGGATCCGCACAGTATAGCCACACCCTCGAAAATCCGTTTACGGTTGGCGAGAGGATAGAGATGATACTGGCGACATTGGCGGAAGAGGGTATCCTGGATAGATGCATAGTCATCCCAATACCAGATATAGGGCAGCATGCTCTATGGGTTCAGCTGGTTAAGCAGTACTGCCCTCCATTTTCAAGAGTCTATACGAACTCTCCATTAACAAGGAGGCTATTCATAGAAGCTGGTATTGAAGTTAGAGAGATCCCGATGTTTGAAAGGGAAAGGTATGATGCTACGCATATTAGGAAGCTGATGGCAGAGGATGGTGACTGGGAGAGCTACGTGCCTAAGCCTGTCGCTGAAGTTATTAAGAGGATTAAGGGCGTTGAGAGGATTAAGGATCTACTTAAGAATGATAAGCGCGTACGATGA
- a CDS encoding helix-turn-helix domain-containing protein, giving the protein MTEIKLTPTQRELALRIAGEIVFADNVGQALRSWRQRFMISTTELAHYLGVSPSVISDYESGRRKSPGTGFIKKVVSALVKIDNERGGRVTEPLRRLYAGSEALREAIIDMRDFVEPISIGEFCKRIKAELVVGEGAEFKPLLGYTVVDSIKLILDVPSSDYPKLYGSTSQRAAIFVKVSTGRSPLVALKAMQAGLGSLKPGLIALHGAKTVDKLAIIIAKNEDVPLALLKVQTQQELINLLKSIRPGEALLPPA; this is encoded by the coding sequence ATGACTGAGATAAAGCTGACACCTACTCAGAGAGAATTAGCACTTAGGATAGCGGGCGAAATAGTGTTTGCTGATAATGTTGGTCAGGCTCTTAGGAGCTGGCGCCAACGATTTATGATATCAACAACTGAGCTGGCCCACTACTTAGGAGTTTCGCCATCAGTCATATCAGACTATGAGAGTGGGAGGAGAAAATCTCCCGGTACAGGGTTCATAAAGAAGGTTGTATCAGCACTAGTCAAGATAGATAATGAAAGAGGAGGGAGAGTAACTGAGCCCCTAAGAAGGTTATATGCTGGTTCTGAGGCTTTACGTGAGGCTATAATCGATATGAGGGATTTTGTGGAGCCCATAAGTATTGGAGAGTTCTGTAAGAGGATAAAGGCTGAGCTTGTTGTGGGTGAGGGAGCCGAATTTAAGCCCCTGCTTGGTTATACTGTTGTGGATAGCATAAAATTGATTCTTGACGTCCCATCATCAGATTATCCAAAGCTTTATGGTTCAACTTCTCAAAGAGCTGCTATATTCGTTAAGGTGAGTACTGGGAGGTCTCCCTTGGTTGCATTAAAGGCCATGCAAGCGGGACTTGGCAGCTTAAAGCCTGGACTCATAGCGCTTCACGGTGCTAAAACGGTTGATAAGCTTGCCATTATCATCGCCAAGAATGAGGATGTGCCACTAGCCCTATTGAAGGTTCAAACACAGCAGGAGCTTATCAACTTACTCAAGTCGATAAGGCCTGGCGAAGCCTTACTACCACCCGCTTAG
- a CDS encoding class I SAM-dependent methyltransferase, whose translation MRRTKERARIEVYKVAKTYEAIASAFSETRRFPWKVMLDHIGDVSGKLVLDVGCGSGRHLIELAKTASLAVGIDISQSLVKLAKLQVVRLKLADKVMLVVGDMLFMPFRASSFDVILCIATIHHVPTHELRRRAVSEMLSTMKAGGLILVSAWYRWQKRLIFRLLKGALMKMMGMVFELGDTYIPWRTREGIHMRFYHLFTVREMRRLLDTEHLKIENLRVLKIGRRGWKNVVALATKR comes from the coding sequence ATGAGAAGGACCAAGGAGAGGGCTAGAATCGAAGTATATAAGGTAGCTAAGACCTATGAGGCCATAGCATCAGCATTCTCTGAGACGAGAAGATTCCCTTGGAAAGTGATGTTGGACCACATCGGGGACGTCTCGGGAAAACTAGTCTTAGATGTTGGGTGTGGGAGTGGAAGGCATCTGATCGAATTAGCCAAGACGGCCTCGCTTGCCGTGGGCATAGATATATCTCAGTCCCTCGTAAAGTTAGCCAAGTTGCAGGTGGTGCGACTAAAATTAGCCGATAAAGTGATGCTTGTTGTGGGCGACATGCTGTTCATGCCATTTAGAGCTTCCTCCTTCGACGTCATTCTGTGCATAGCGACCATACATCACGTACCAACTCATGAATTGAGGCGTAGAGCAGTAAGTGAAATGCTGAGCACTATGAAAGCTGGCGGTTTAATATTGGTATCGGCTTGGTATAGATGGCAGAAGAGATTAATCTTTAGACTGCTAAAGGGTGCCCTCATGAAGATGATGGGGATGGTATTCGAGTTAGGGGATACATACATTCCGTGGAGAACTAGGGAGGGAATACACATGAGGTTCTATCATCTCTTCACTGTAAGGGAGATGCGACGATTACTAGATACTGAGCACTTAAAAATTGAGAATCTAAGAGTGCTTAAGATAGGGAGGAGGGGTTGGAAAAACGTAGTTGCCCTAGCTACTAAGCGCTAA
- a CDS encoding MBL fold metallo-hydrolase — protein MSITVVWHGHACFEIKDSLVIVTDPHDGHSIGLKPPSAKADLVLISHRHFDHADGLKYVKRDGATVIDKPGTYEVKGVKIIGIATYHDESRGAKRGSNTAYTFELNGIRFTHLGDLGHVISRDQANVLKPVDILMIPVGGVFTIDAKQADEVVRLLSPKLVIPMHYKIPGLNLPIAGIDEFISGKSNVERLRSNIYTITREAIPKELKIIVLSPP, from the coding sequence ATGTCTATAACTGTGGTATGGCATGGGCATGCATGCTTTGAAATCAAAGATAGCTTAGTTATCGTAACAGATCCCCATGACGGCCACTCAATAGGCTTAAAGCCGCCATCAGCTAAAGCTGACTTAGTCCTAATATCACATAGGCATTTCGACCATGCAGATGGCTTAAAGTATGTTAAGAGAGACGGAGCTACTGTGATAGACAAGCCAGGTACTTACGAAGTCAAGGGGGTTAAGATCATAGGCATTGCAACATACCACGACGAATCCCGAGGAGCTAAGCGAGGATCAAACACCGCCTACACCTTCGAACTAAATGGCATAAGATTCACTCATTTAGGCGATCTTGGCCACGTAATATCAAGGGACCAAGCAAACGTCTTAAAGCCAGTCGACATACTCATGATACCTGTAGGTGGAGTGTTCACCATAGATGCAAAACAAGCTGATGAAGTCGTTAGATTACTGTCCCCTAAACTCGTCATACCCATGCACTATAAGATTCCAGGACTCAATTTACCCATAGCCGGGATTGACGAGTTCATATCTGGAAAGAGCAATGTCGAAAGGTTGCGGTCGAACATCTATACGATTACTAGAGAGGCTATCCCCAAAGAGTTGAAGATAATAGTACTCTCTCCTCCTTAA
- the mtrE gene encoding tetrahydromethanopterin S-methyltransferase subunit E: MFEPSLILLLLLGIFALVVLLITIGEWFEDIESDMGSQSNPNSQVQLAPQVGVFHRLFNKAIAGEPVTHGTTGVISSTLFTVFWWGLKWHPALAIAVAAGITILFHMTLSTTAHVGRIASANVFGQPLYYDVVLTQLPLIASHAFIVASTITAVSYLFHNLFFAVIDSVMLGQYLGYPIAIPLLGLVFGIIAGAIGSSTGDVHYGAEREFQHAPYGEGVPMGLHGHITVKAEVGYRMSMDIAYFCAKYGGPLTGLTYGMIILLDNLRLFAGNIMNNVIVNVVIGVAVVTTLILLNRYLEKWARQKFGHYG; encoded by the coding sequence ATGTTTGAGCCATCATTAATACTACTGCTCCTATTAGGAATTTTTGCTCTTGTAGTTTTGCTAATAACAATAGGCGAGTGGTTTGAAGACATAGAATCAGATATGGGCTCACAAAGTAACCCCAACTCACAAGTACAATTAGCTCCTCAAGTCGGCGTTTTTCATAGACTATTCAATAAAGCGATAGCAGGCGAACCTGTGACGCACGGCACAACCGGCGTTATAAGCTCCACGCTGTTCACGGTATTCTGGTGGGGCCTTAAATGGCATCCAGCTCTCGCTATAGCTGTTGCTGCCGGTATAACAATACTCTTCCACATGACGCTGTCGACGACAGCTCATGTGGGTAGGATAGCTAGTGCTAATGTATTCGGTCAACCTCTCTACTACGACGTCGTATTAACTCAACTACCGTTAATAGCAAGCCACGCCTTCATAGTGGCTTCAACTATAACCGCAGTGTCATATCTATTTCACAATCTATTCTTCGCTGTCATAGACTCCGTAATGCTCGGGCAATACCTCGGCTACCCGATAGCAATACCACTATTGGGTCTAGTCTTCGGGATAATTGCTGGAGCTATTGGAAGCTCGACAGGTGATGTACACTATGGTGCTGAGAGAGAGTTTCAACACGCACCCTATGGAGAGGGTGTGCCAATGGGTCTCCACGGTCACATTACCGTAAAAGCTGAGGTAGGCTACAGAATGAGCATGGACATCGCATACTTCTGCGCTAAGTACGGTGGTCCACTTACAGGATTAACTTACGGCATGATAATATTGCTAGATAACCTTCGACTATTCGCTGGAAACATCATGAACAATGTTATAGTAAACGTCGTAATAGGCGTCGCAGTAGTGACGACACTCATACTGCTCAATAGGTACCTCGAGAAGTGGGCTAGGCAAAAGTTTGGGCACTACGGCTGA
- the mtrD gene encoding tetrahydromethanopterin S-methyltransferase subunit D, which produces MIGLDVMITMLIMIALGGVLICTGVFFMPVGGAPAAMSTATGIATGCEMMAAGAGITGLLMAAALYGQPSYIVILNAGISSAIMMCITMFVANLIVVLGKGVPPALATVDKDPVTKENVKPFVTPGTVGHGVPTASFISGLIGAFLGGVGGVMTFIPILRTMLHESITPQQAISISVLFGEFTLNVGYQHIPLFVLSSVCALSMYFINANIAAYSIRGVIEGWWDPKFKRLPKTALACFVASLLFGMLVLLLLSSEAFAYALRMMGGG; this is translated from the coding sequence ATGATAGGCTTAGACGTCATGATAACCATGCTGATTATGATAGCATTAGGTGGAGTACTAATATGTACAGGGGTCTTCTTCATGCCTGTTGGTGGAGCACCAGCCGCAATGAGTACAGCAACTGGAATAGCAACAGGATGTGAAATGATGGCTGCTGGGGCTGGTATAACCGGTCTCTTAATGGCAGCTGCGCTTTATGGACAGCCATCCTACATAGTCATACTTAATGCGGGTATAAGCTCAGCGATCATGATGTGCATAACCATGTTCGTAGCGAATTTAATCGTAGTTCTCGGAAAAGGAGTGCCACCAGCTTTAGCAACTGTCGATAAGGACCCGGTGACTAAGGAGAACGTTAAGCCCTTTGTCACGCCCGGAACAGTTGGTCACGGGGTTCCAACAGCTAGCTTCATCAGCGGCCTCATAGGCGCCTTTCTGGGGGGCGTGGGCGGAGTCATGACCTTCATACCAATACTAAGGACAATGTTACATGAAAGCATAACTCCACAGCAAGCAATAAGCATCAGCGTGCTATTTGGAGAATTCACGTTAAATGTTGGTTATCAACACATACCACTATTCGTCCTTTCAAGTGTATGTGCACTTTCAATGTACTTCATAAATGCTAACATTGCCGCATATAGCATTAGAGGGGTCATAGAGGGGTGGTGGGATCCAAAGTTCAAGAGATTGCCTAAAACAGCACTAGCATGTTTCGTGGCCTCGCTGCTATTCGGCATGCTCGTACTTCTACTGTTAAGTAGTGAAGCATTTGCTTATGCATTGAGGATGATGGGAGGTGGATGA
- the mtrC gene encoding tetrahydromethanopterin S-methyltransferase subunit C produces MKKVTIEPNKLMVMGLTCGLIGAYTGVIGNEVAGLIAGILALPAIIWGADAVRRIASYGLGTGVPSIGNLSSSMGLLAALVGLAYQPILGAVLAAIAGAIYGTFVAKFKILEVPRLPRYTTELALAACLAITCLTCCVMGYYNPIPRSGFIAPTGNFKNLFEALFMTGFVATIFWITSVAMLHPFNAGLGVGERQGRTLKIAVVTGGIALTLAGVARTGYLIIFNVTASTYAYTLALATIAVGIAIWVGGIIVFLKTAIREAASALWTGLPPKAKK; encoded by the coding sequence GTGAAGAAAGTCACAATAGAGCCCAATAAGCTTATGGTCATGGGCTTAACGTGTGGTTTGATAGGAGCGTACACAGGGGTCATCGGGAATGAGGTTGCTGGCTTAATAGCAGGCATACTAGCACTACCAGCCATAATTTGGGGTGCAGATGCTGTAAGGAGAATAGCAAGTTATGGCTTGGGTACAGGGGTCCCATCAATTGGCAACTTGTCATCGAGCATGGGGCTATTAGCTGCACTAGTTGGCCTAGCATATCAACCGATACTCGGAGCAGTCTTAGCAGCAATAGCTGGAGCTATCTATGGCACCTTCGTAGCCAAGTTCAAGATACTCGAAGTACCAAGATTACCAAGATACACGACAGAATTGGCTCTGGCAGCCTGTCTCGCCATAACCTGTCTAACGTGCTGCGTCATGGGGTACTACAATCCAATACCTAGATCAGGCTTTATTGCCCCTACAGGTAATTTCAAGAACCTGTTTGAGGCTCTATTCATGACGGGCTTTGTTGCCACAATATTTTGGATTACGAGCGTAGCAATGTTACATCCATTCAACGCGGGACTTGGAGTCGGTGAGAGGCAAGGCAGAACCCTGAAGATAGCTGTAGTCACAGGAGGCATAGCACTAACGTTAGCTGGGGTGGCTAGAACAGGCTACCTAATAATATTTAACGTGACTGCATCCACATATGCCTACACGCTCGCCCTCGCTACCATAGCTGTGGGCATTGCAATTTGGGTTGGAGGGATCATAGTGTTTCTAAAAACTGCTATAAGAGAGGCTGCTAGTGCATTATGGACTGGTTTACCTCCAAAAGCTAAGAAGTGA
- the mtrB gene encoding tetrahydromethanopterin S-methyltransferase subunit B produces the protein MSTIIISPDLDVILDAENKIVGEARTDVAILDLSPIERKIVELELLADELVNSLNPKTQPLISSRPRREGLYLKAGFLSNMVIGFLIGLLAFGMGLIAYIALTEPTLISKLVSVFRPPT, from the coding sequence TTGTCGACAATAATAATATCACCAGATCTTGACGTAATACTGGATGCTGAAAACAAGATTGTGGGCGAGGCTAGGACAGATGTTGCCATACTCGACTTGTCACCAATTGAGAGGAAAATTGTTGAGCTAGAACTATTAGCCGATGAACTTGTCAACTCATTAAACCCAAAGACGCAGCCACTAATATCAAGCAGACCAAGAAGAGAGGGCCTTTACTTAAAGGCCGGCTTCCTCTCCAACATGGTCATTGGCTTTTTGATAGGGCTACTAGCCTTCGGCATGGGCTTAATAGCCTACATAGCCTTGACCGAACCTACATTAATATCTAAACTTGTAAGCGTGTTTAGACCACCAACATGA